Proteins co-encoded in one Bremerella sp. TYQ1 genomic window:
- a CDS encoding YeiH family protein, translating into MSQSEATPASSPENQRGLSEDVIAIFAGVLLLILCFAATFTMGNAKTDGETVTSIESPLKGYVAKPGGWTANPLEAFSGPADKPKLTWPGILGALIILGVLMTALAPLMRPAANPGAFLGGFLILFLLATIAYILAGQTVVKSYNLEYALWALVVGLIIGNTIGKQAFGAMGEAAMRTELYIKTGLVLLGAEVLFSRLMALGMPGIMIAWVVTPIVLVTTFWFGQKILKMKSASLNMTISADMSVCGVSAAIATAAACRAKKEELSVAIGLSLCFTAIMMAVMPVLITVMGLDAEVGGAWIGGTIDATGAVAVAGGILGQEALEVATTVKMIQNILIGVIAFGVAVYWTTRSDSEDGEAPKIGAGEIWKRFPKFVLGFIGASIVASLIYASSDQGEVLVSATTSVTKGLRGWLFCLAFVCIGIDLNFRQLSSQFYGGKPLVLYICGQTLNVVLTLIMAYIAFKVIPW; encoded by the coding sequence ATGAGCCAATCAGAAGCGACCCCTGCGTCCTCCCCTGAGAACCAGCGTGGCCTCTCGGAAGACGTCATTGCGATATTCGCTGGCGTTTTATTATTGATCCTCTGCTTTGCGGCGACGTTCACTATGGGGAACGCGAAAACCGACGGCGAAACGGTTACCTCAATCGAAAGTCCCTTAAAGGGGTATGTCGCCAAGCCAGGGGGGTGGACTGCCAATCCGCTCGAAGCGTTCAGTGGCCCCGCCGATAAACCGAAGTTAACTTGGCCTGGCATTTTAGGGGCATTGATCATCCTTGGCGTGCTGATGACGGCTCTGGCCCCGCTAATGCGACCGGCGGCGAATCCTGGAGCGTTCCTCGGTGGCTTTTTGATTTTATTTCTGCTGGCGACCATTGCTTACATCTTGGCCGGACAGACGGTCGTGAAAAGTTACAACCTCGAGTATGCCCTGTGGGCACTCGTTGTTGGGTTGATCATCGGCAACACAATCGGCAAACAGGCCTTCGGGGCGATGGGCGAAGCGGCCATGCGAACGGAGTTGTACATCAAGACCGGCCTGGTGCTACTGGGGGCGGAAGTTTTGTTCAGTCGCCTGATGGCGCTCGGGATGCCTGGCATCATGATTGCTTGGGTGGTCACACCGATCGTGCTGGTCACCACCTTCTGGTTTGGACAGAAGATTCTGAAGATGAAGTCCGCATCGCTCAATATGACCATCTCGGCCGATATGTCGGTGTGTGGTGTCTCGGCTGCCATCGCAACGGCCGCCGCATGTCGTGCGAAGAAGGAAGAACTGTCGGTCGCGATTGGGCTTTCGCTCTGCTTCACAGCCATCATGATGGCTGTCATGCCGGTGTTGATTACCGTGATGGGTTTAGACGCGGAAGTGGGTGGTGCTTGGATCGGCGGAACGATTGATGCCACCGGTGCCGTCGCGGTTGCCGGGGGAATTCTCGGCCAGGAAGCATTGGAAGTTGCTACTACCGTGAAGATGATCCAGAACATCCTGATCGGCGTGATCGCGTTTGGCGTCGCCGTTTACTGGACGACGCGTTCGGACTCTGAAGATGGCGAAGCTCCCAAGATTGGTGCCGGTGAAATCTGGAAACGCTTTCCTAAGTTCGTTCTCGGCTTTATTGGAGCATCGATTGTCGCCTCGTTGATCTACGCTTCCTCCGATCAAGGAGAAGTGTTGGTCTCCGCGACCACTTCGGTTACCAAAGGACTGCGTGGATGGCTCTTTTGCCTGGCGTTTGTCTGCATTGGAATCGATCTGAACTTCCGGCAGTTGTCGTCGCAGTTTTATGGAGGCAAGCCGCTGGTACTTTACATTTGCGGTCAGACGCTCAACGTGGTGCTGACGCTGATCATGGCTTACATCGCCTTCAAAGTGATTCCTTGGTAA